In Ascaphus truei isolate aAscTru1 chromosome 2, aAscTru1.hap1, whole genome shotgun sequence, the genomic stretch gcaaaaaataaattgtaagttccacgggccagggacctcagcctgaaaaatgtgtctgtaaagcgctgtgtacaactagcagcgctatacatgaacatgctcatattataattattattattattattattattattgttacatagtttcgacagtcatacgttccattacacaatataattcacaaatgtgttagcagagtgggaatggttgttatatataaaacacaccatgccataaaatgatagtagtcattaaagaacactcaataaaaattcatgaggcactattttgcaacatcattatgttaattaagtgcttatgcaatataggcataagggtatcacatttttaattgtttgttaataagcgctgcaagcaatataaaattagttccatatgtagtatagtagtcggtggctcctcctcacaatcatctcatataaaggtagactcttctgaaatcatacattgatccgattgtatcttccccgacatctctgaaatacagcaaacacatgatggtcaaagatggcaccttactatatatgtatccgtgacaacgcattacacagctctatatgattgtgtacatacacacgtcactcacttatatgttagaagtacaagtgtacatcagtatgtaatgtttctttaaatttgaagcaggcataactatgtatatgatgtgaacgttgcctgtatactgaaaattgtgcgcgcacatcttagtgtgcgcacgcacttcatgcttggctgcactaactgttagcgcatgcgcaaaacaaagcgtacgttgtgcgttcaatacatcttgaaaataccattaaacataaaatctttatttcaaatacaatgaatacgaaactacattcgttctaaacgagtacatctgtattctttttaaacagacgtgtttggacagaaaggacggccgataacacaatgcgcaaatgcaatacgtgtgacgtcatgttaaaccagcgtgaaacgcacgctaacactcctcccactcaattaacattcggctaacgcccagtgtacgcccccactgtatgacacactgcagttaccgttactataacaaaacatgacagccaataggctttgaggcgcgcacgtcgcttgggggcgggacttacatccgtaatcctttttaaggacgccttgggccatgacaagggtcccacgtcatacgtggtggacccgcttttaaatgttgtagatgtagcatgataacaaaacaggtatgtgttagagttatggtaaaatgttgctaatatgtttaaagtgataggaaagtacgtatatttattccgtcagcaatgtgtactactctttcaggttctactatattgtattcggaaacaatttgtttgtgatcgctacatgttatgcagtctgctatgttacgctgtatccacgcattgaaagggaaaatggtggttagaaaaaaaaaaaatatttaaacgcagagtcaactcataacggttgttatatttaccattcttctagaattaactcttcgtctggctgcaactggttgctccagaaatgcaaggctttttcatccacgcttgacccacccgctgaatccagtatgacacacatctcctccatgaagcgctcataggaatcgccactgctttcttcaaacaattggtcgggaggtatgttcatttcttcgggtacccattccaatgcattttcagctgaaaggcttggtacataatcatagtagttatgttcttgtacaatgtgggtttcaggaatggagggtgcagatattgcagcaggtatcgattcacacggaacagtagtagcggatccattgctattggcattaggaataaatatgcctttaaccacaatatatgtgccttctttcacggtgaaatgtttttctttggcaatcttccagaaaccatagttgtgttctagcttatcctgcacacgttcaaaaaagtcattagttgataaagtgaatgttattgaggaattaaaattgcgcgcatgccgacggttttggtaataaggatattttgctcgaatcaaatcatagatttggcgtgtgcttgcttggtgtccgcaagttgataaaattgcttctgaaatcatgtatttataacctaaattcggattcataattgtcaccaattcatcagccattgcagagtagcacaaaagatgtgtgcaggtatctgttctttgctcatcaaaatgaaactgctcaatggctaacaaattgctgtgtttccttttcaaggtcaacaaaagtataaactgtaactccttatttcaaacgccaattggatttctagttataattgcttgaacatttgtggtttgtgatagccgcatgtgggacaaacatgtatcctttttttatctcgtttctgaaaacattactacacttttcattcagtaacattgagttttcttgcaaaataacaaagagcactgtgtgaaaatagtgcttagacagccatatcagtaaatacacacacctgcaaaatgaaatgttttgttcccacatacatttctgtgtgtatttgaaagtctggttaagtccctgtctgcatgagtttaaatacgtgtgtatctatatatatataaatatatctctctcataaatatatatctatatatatataaagtgtatattgtactatatgtatattgtgtgtatgtgtatgtgtatgtgtatgtgtatatatatatatatatatatatatatatatatatatatataaaaaattaaaaaaaaatttttttttatatatatattatattatatatatataaaaaaaatgtttttttttttttttttttttaaatattgctggagtacacacaacatattgatggcagtaagtagcccttgtatgaaacctatttaaatggtgataaacatgagtgaattaagtaataaacatttgtttgcacccaataatgttagaggctcacacttagtatagttgtcaaacattaggcctgtattattaaaatagtgtgttttcacaaggaagcatgaagtgtatgttttttgtaaatacatctataccagtttagatagtactatatatacacacacacacacacacacacacacacacacacacagtgtgtgtctgtgtgtgtgtgtgtgcatatatcaatacatactacatatatattagtatcaattcagagatgttcttgaaacaagaacacataaatgattaaaggacaacattacaatggccaccaaaggtaagtaatatttaacacaaaatcctgctgtacacgtacaagaaagatgtttgcagttaaataggtgcttttataattgcatgaaaataatatgcacatgcaatgattacatcaattaacacacccaaatgcaatgttttgctgcaaagtcaatggcagcttctctaaacttagcaactggctcctggtggaccattactgaacagacgattaaaacataaatatttataacactattcattaattaggagtgttaacatttccaaaacttcacgtgtacaagaacatacttgaaagtttggaaacaacacagtcttcagcatacatacaatagtaattagataatctgaagtcaacaaaacaaggccaaagacatattttctgaattataacatttattttttttgttccttttgcgagcgagtaacaggcctgcttgttgtctcttgaattttcctttttcttttgccaccaactttaggcacaacagagccactttgagtggcctctggcacttcacgggcagggcttgtggccagtgattcacctacagggcttttgggcagtgactgttcacctacggggcttgtggccagtgactcacctacagggcttgtggccagtgactcacctacagggcttttgggcagtgattcacctacagggcttttgggcagcgattcacctacagggcttttgggcagcgattcacctacagggcttttgggcagcgattcacctacagggcttttgggcagcgattcacctacagggcttttgggcagtgactcacctacagggcttttgggtagtgactgttcacggacagggcttgtgcccactgacacatgtgagcaagttggtagacactgcacaagtgatggttggtctgtttcatgtgtgtcttgttttgtttttgtcgcctcctttgtaggtgtctgctgctgaatttgtacagatggcagcggtaggatgtcatcaggaacctgcacagcaatgtctgctacttgaccggtaacatttgggcctggtgaatgaatatcagatgaatgtggtgaaaactgacctgcatgaacagatcctggctgtgaggtgttgaattgtggtacattagtcattctccagtaattagcttgtgtttgctgaacaactaatgcttcgaatgaggtgttgattttttgcaactgtttaggcacttcaatgaagactctgtggagatgtgccaattgtgaaactgtttcttcctgcagtgcaatcatcctttccagcactgtcatcaggtcagaatggcgacgattttctgcttccacaatttttccctcagaagctacaattgcatcatatgtggtatttgctggacgttttggcggtaaaacagtttcaattggaacctcttcatggtcacttgcttgtatttgtgtgtctatggcggcggcggcatcatcatcatcatcatcatcatcatcaaaatcctcttcatcatgttctacaaataaatgtacacattattaaatggcatgttaatctctgctgtgttactatgtaattgtactgtgtcataagtaacaactaacatgtttccatacgttttataacctcacattaaaaactaccttgacttaagaataatgtttggactcagtatgaaatatgagtgaatgaaaacttgctgtaaactcacaactcctacatgatagttaacatcactaacacaatacaagttggctcacacttcattttcactgacactatgtattcctatttaaagaagatgtgcaaaacaaataatgaacatgacaacataacatatagaagagcacatattatatggccaccaactgatacactcaccttctaggtgtgttgagctggctgacccaggtgaagacacttgttcagtctcaggtgacacatgtccttcaggggcaactatatataacaataacataagttttacatttacatgtgtaaatattgaataaacagttattgtatgttctgtatttatgagtacctaacagcatcatttccttaacccaaaatgtgtgtgtgaaagtgaacataaatagttgtaataacaatgtacatgcctgtgtacttagaacttttgagttccctaacataaaacatactatgttcctgcagtaatgcgtgaggataaatagattaaatttgaacataaaaatcatatgttgtgtagtgatatcagtatcataatgtacataactatcatgagatgaccattcacaatggttatcatgaaggtggtcatattgcacaaagtgttgtttttggtagaggatatgtgtggtacattaatataagatgtggcacacatgaatgtggctgtgactaaacaagacaacacatgcagtgtgtgataatgtgtcgttgatagtagtagttcaactatagatatgagtgaactaatgtgtgacgtacggtttgataagtaatgagttgttggggcatttagtagctaaagtgaagctttcaaatgagtgtgattaacttcagttgtgctagtcaggttgtaataacggtattcccttccccaaaaagcctaatcagccacacctttcaattacttgaaacaggtgaaaatggtgtgaactaagttgaccctaaaatgaggctgtaattagtgtgtgtgctgaaccccaccccctctgttgaagtgtatgctgtgatgagatattaattgcagctgctttaacacaatggtagatgagctaaatagtcgtgtgcagtttttaagttatgaaaacaatgacataaaatatgatacgtgtgcctcattatgctgtctgtatatgacttaaagcaaaaatggaccttttcataaacaactatagatgtgttagtgcaagtgatgtttgtaggccgttgcatgcaatatatttgatgcatgcttaaaataggcagtaatgtcatgtttgtcggagtaaaataaataaaatacacaataatattatacatatttctgttctgtacctgtagctagtaataatttctcattaacatgtgttacacatgtgtactaccctgttgttccccatcttcgcccaccatcaattgcttccactgcagcaatgcattttgggaattcacatgtaaatgagcacgcaatggcacgtgctatattagttactgcttttagtaggactacaacatatatgtctattttgagatatatatatatacagaatcagacatatacatatatagatgcaggtatgcttatattgtgaagacagtataaaaagcagtgtaactatgcaaaataactgtaagcaacgacacgcctagtacagtaatatttctcacctggtggaaattgtgaggggtaaattcctatatcacggtcaccaggtaagccttccacgacaacgggaagtaattttgcccgaagcagctcctccaatggacttaatatgagacgttgtggtgtcggcccacctccagtgccagtagcatgcacgcgttggtgttgtattttctttttcaatttggacctaatatcatcaaatctcttgtgacaattccgcttgtccctcacatgattcccacacgcattgacaccaatgactattgtgtcccacatttcttttctgcttgctgaacttgtccgcccttgaaaaacatataaaatatatgaggtaaatgattaataatagaagcaccagtttcctacactgctagctgttccaagagatagcaaacatgctgttttaggtgtaatatgtgaagcacatgagcattcactactaaacctatacatgtaagcaaggttgcattcatattgtatgcagttatggcaaattgaccgcctgtgtttagttgtccttgtaaggcatgataaaaagctgtgtttccagactaattaacatagaaagatattgtgaacccatctttgcatatgaacaaaactcagatgacctaggatcacatgtatttgaataataaatgtaaaggtacacttacctagtaaatgtccatatatactgtcatagtgctccagaatgccagtgagaagagctgtattttcctggtcattgaagcgaggattacgtggcttctccacacgtttcttccgagcaggtttagggtcagagcttggctggtgctgactggactctccttcttccaatggaagtgcctccaaaagctgcccaccagcaagcacgccaccaccatccaccccatctgcaactgcgccaccagcagcactcccagcaccagcactcccactcctagcaccagcactcccactcctagcaccagcactcccactcctagcaccagcactcccactcctagcaacagcactcacactcctagcaccagcactcccagcactcccactcccagcaacagcactcccactcccagcaacagcactcccactcccagcaacaccactcgcagcaccagcactcccactccctgcaacaccactctcactctcagcaacatcactcccctgaacagtacgttcactccgacgcgtactcgcacgagtagcactcccactcccaccggcatcactcttcccacgctttgcgggcatacttccagcactcacaaaaaacagacaagaaatgtacaggcaatcacacgaaacacttccacatataaaacaagacaaagatgtaaacaaaacaacaaaggacaaagctcacccaatacacaacaagtctctcagtcaatatgcaaatcttcaatcgtccagctctgtgcgtctctctctctctcactcccaacaacacagagaatgattagcagtacacgttgcctttaaatatggcgcgcaatccaaaacatgcttgtttcgcctgattcagcaagatttgtgattgggcaacctaacagcaccgcgccacgcacgccgatacacctgtgtgtgatcggctaatcatcgtgagagtgggcggatttgttttcgggttgattttgaatgtattcggcacttactgcatacggagaggaaaaatcgccaataacatgactaatcggtaagattgccgatttcacataatcgacgcttactgcatgaggccctaagactctctccctctttgactctctctcagactctctctctctcagacactctccctctcagactcacgCTCtctaagacactctctctcagacactctctctcagactatctcgctctcagactctctcgctctctgactctctctaactctctctctcttactctctctctctctgactctctctctctctctctctttctgactatctctctctctgactctctctctctcagactctctctaagactctctcttagactctctctcagactctctctctcagacactctccctctcagactcactctctctcagaaactcTCACTCTCTatgactctatctctctctgactctctctctctgactctctctctctctctgacgctctctctctctctgactctatctctctgactctctctctctcttatattctctcacagactctcactctcattctcagactctctctcagactctctctcagactctctctctcagactctctctctctcagactctctctctaagactctctcgctctctgactcgctctctgactctctctctgactgtctctctctcttactctctctctctctctctgac encodes the following:
- the LOC142488185 gene encoding uncharacterized protein LOC142488185, whose amino-acid sequence is MRIPSVFHVSLLKPFIQSSHFPDRSRKPNPVTIHGQQEYEVHSIIDSRLPGDRDIGIYPSQFPPVAPEGHVSPETEQVSSPGSASSTHLEEHDEEDFDDDDDDDDDAAAAIDTQIQASDHEEVPIETVLPPKRPANTTYDAIVASEGKIVEAENRRHSDLMTVLERMIALQEETVSQLAHLHRVFIEVPKQLQKINTSFEALVVQQTQANYWRMTNVPQFNTSQPGSVHAGQFSPHSSDIHSPGPNVTGQVADIAVQVPDDILPLPSVQIQQQTPTKEATKTKQDTHETDQPSLVQCLPTCSHVSVGTSPVREQSLPKSPVGESLPKSPVGESLPKSPVGESLPKSPVGESLPKSPVGESLPKSPVGESLPKSPVGESLATSPVGESLATSPVGEQSLPKSPVGESLATSPAREVPEATQSGSVVPKVGGKRKRKIQETTSRPVTRSQKEQKK